TGAAGAAGAATGGGCTGTCTTCCAAGTGGCGCTCAAGTCAGCACTGGAACAGCTCAATGTCTTTCGTACAACGGAAGGCCAGGCAATGTCCGATGCATTATCTCGATATTGCGACGAAGTAGCGGCTTCGGTTACTGCAGTGCAGGAACGCTCGCCATTGGTTGTGGACAGCTATCGGAAACGGGTCAAAGATCGCGTGAATGAATGGCTGTCCGATCAGGGTGTGCAAATCGAAACGAATGACATTCTGCGGGAAATCTGCATCTTTTCCGACCGCTGCGATATCACAGAAGAAATCACCCGACTGCAGAGTCATGTCAGTCAGTTTCGCGATTTTCTCCAGGAAAAGAACTCCGCTGGCCGAAAACTCGATTTTCTGTGTCAGGAAATGTTCCGGGAAACGAATACGATCGGCTCAAAGGCAAACGACATCGAAATTTCCCATCGCGTGGTTGACATGAAGGCAACCATCGAAAAAATCCGTGAAATCGTACAGAATATCGAATAAGAAGCGGCACGCGGGCAGAATTCGACAAAGCTGATTTCATTTTTAGTGGAATCATCGTAAATTGCTGAGGATTACGCTAAGCTATGCAACTTGTTGTGTTGCAGAGAGTTGCTCTGGATCTCTCATC
The genomic region above belongs to Rubinisphaera italica and contains:
- a CDS encoding YicC/YloC family endoribonuclease; translation: MILSMTGIGRSRHQDDQIQATVEVRAVNNKYLKLNLRLPDALNGKESEIDRLVRNYLERGTISINVQLTWVRQVSPYVIDEATLNQYVQQARQAAERIHIQPPERLSDYFSLPGVIADQSASLDDEGEEEWAVFQVALKSALEQLNVFRTTEGQAMSDALSRYCDEVAASVTAVQERSPLVVDSYRKRVKDRVNEWLSDQGVQIETNDILREICIFSDRCDITEEITRLQSHVSQFRDFLQEKNSAGRKLDFLCQEMFRETNTIGSKANDIEISHRVVDMKATIEKIREIVQNIE